The genomic window GCGAGCCAATTACGCTGTGCTTTACTTGCTGCTGGCGATATTACTAATAGTTTATTAGTTAGGTACTCTGGTGTTAGTAACTCATCTGCAACCGCTTGGTCTTGCTCGGTATAGGGCATGTTCCAGCTCGGCTTATAATCAGCTACACCAATGACTTTAGCAAAACCTTTAAAACCTTCAAGCACATGCGCTTGGGCTTGTGGCTCTATTCGTTTATTAATAAATAAGCTGTGTAATTCTTTTGAACGCGCCCAATCAAACCCTATTTTTACTTTTGCCGGAATACAACGCGCTACAAACCCAGCCCTTAGTGCTACTTGCATGTTAAGTAGCACATCAAATTTTTGACCTTTAAAGCGTTGTTTTAAGCTTTTAAGTGCAGCTTTGCCTTGCTTTTTATCAAACACAACCAGCTCAACGCCCGGTAAGTCAGCAAGTAACATGGCTTCTACTTTGCCAATAATCCAGGTGATTTTTGCATTAGGATGTGCTTTTTGAATAGCTTGTACTGCACTCACACCATGACATACGTCACCAATGGCTGAGAGTCTTAATATACAAATAGATGAATAATTAGGAGCTTGAGTCACACATTCCCTTAGGTATTAAATACAAAAGCCGATCTTAAATTATAATCACGCTATTGCAAGCACTTATCCTGCGCTTTAAAACGCGCTAATATAGGCCCATTATTTAGCAATTACACAGAGCTATGTTTAAACAACACGTGCAAGGCAATCACACTGTATTAAGCCACCCTAAATACACAAGCCAAATTACTCTTGATTGGTTTGATGCCAATTTTTGGCAACAACAAAATAAAATTGTGGGTGCTAAAAAAGGCAGAGCAACAGCATGGTTTTTTAAACAAGACAAATTAACAGCCGTGCTGAGGCATTATTGGCGTGGTGGTTTAGTGGGTAAATTACTAAGCGATCAATATTTATATCCAGGGCTTGAACAAACCCGCGTGTATAAAGAGTTTAGCTTAATGAGTAAACTTATAGAGCTTGGTTTAAACGTGCCAATCCCTATTGCAGCTAAAGTAACCCGCAGCGGATTAATTTATCGTGGTGATATTATTACCGAGGCTGTTACAGGCGCTAAAAGCGTACTCGATATATTAATTAAACGCTCATTGACTCAAGATGAGTTAGAGCGCATTGCGAAAACAATCGCGCTATTTCATGCAAAAGGTGTGTACCACGCCGATTTAAACATTAATAACATTTTATTTAATGACATTGGTGATGTGTATATTATCGACTTTGATAGAGGTGAAATAAAAAAACCTAATGCACAGTGGCAACAAAGTAATATAACGCGCCTTGAACGTTCATTTTTAAAAGAACAAGGCCGAAATAATACATTTAATTGGCAAGCAAGTGACTTTCAAACTCTACACAGCAACTACCTTAAAGCTTTATCAGGCGCTAGTTAACTAGCGCTAAATACTGCAGAGCAACCTGCTCTGCCTGTACTTGTTTTAAAATTTCTGCGTTTTTTACATTAGGTTTGTCAGCTAATACCTGCTTAACAGCATCGGCTAATGCCTCACTTTGTCCAGCGGGTACTAAATATTTACTTAGCTCGCCTGTTAATATTTCGTTTGGCCCAAATGTACAATTAGTGCTAACTACCGGAGCACCCACCGCTAAAGCCTCAATTAATACCGTTGGGAGTCCTTCAAAATCAGAACTCAACACTAAAGCTTTGGCATGCTTAATCCAGTTGTACGGGTTTTGTTGAAACCCTGGCACTACTAACTGCTTTTCTATGCCGTACGCCTGTGCAAGCTTTATCGCTTTTGCAGGTTTATTACATAAAAGTACTAACTTGTATTTTTTATCAAGCTTTGCAAATGCTGCAAATAATATATCGTGGCGTTTTTGTTTGGCGAGTCTTCCTACATGAATTAAGTAGGGCTCATTTGGGATATTGTTATTTTGCTCGTTCGCTTGCTGATTTATTTTTTCAAAATCAAACGGGTTATAAATAGTCGTAATTGCACTTGGGCGAATTAAATCCCCTTGTGTTATTTCTTTTTCAACCCCCTTTGATACGCAAATCAGTGATTTACCATTTAAATTTTGTTTACTTTTTTTAAGGTATAAGTAAGAAAATGGACCTAACTTTTTTTGACGAGCAAGTTCAGCATTAACGGAGTTATGAATAACAAAATGAACATTTTTGATATTACTGCGTGCGAGTAAGTTATTACTTCTATCAAGGTTAGAAAGAACTAAATCAATACTGCCAATCTCGCTCTGTTTTTTTTCAAACCACGCTTCGAGTTTCAAAACACTGTTTTTACGCTGCCAAAATCTATCAACTTTAGATGCTCTATCTGAAAGTAAACTTTCAACATTTACCATGTCTGGAATATCGTATTCAACACTGCTAGCAAGAGATAAAATAGTGACATTATGCTGTAGTTTTACCAATTCCTCGGCAAGCGTAAGCATCACTTTTTCAGCGCCACCGCCAACCAATGAATCAATAACAATTACAACGTTCATGAATGTTCTCCTATGAGCATATTTTTTACACCTTCAGTAATAACATCATAGCTGTGTATATTTTCAAGCTGAGCATATTTATTAACAAGCCCATTATAAAAAGACGTCTCAATAATATGCTCGACTTTAGCCGATATATCATCAGTATCAAAATTCGCTTTTAGCACAACGCCTGTACCAACGCAGTGCGCTAAACGTGCTGCTTGGTCTTTAGATATAGCGCATGCAGCAACAGGAGTTTGAACTGCAATAGCTTGCAGTAAAGTATCGCCACCACTAAGCAGCGCGACTTTAGCTTGGCTCATTAGCGCCAAAAAATCAGTATTTTGTAAGCTTGATAAGCAAATAAGTTCATTAGAGTTTGGGATAACGCCAGGATAATTTGGACCAAAAACCACAACACCTGTTAACCCTGTACGTTTAGTAATTTTAAGAGCAGCATTAAAATAAACATCCGCACAATTTAAGTTATTTACACTGTGCCCACCGGAGCCCGCATTAACAATAAAGTAGCTATTTGGCTCTAAATGATATCGATTCAACACATCCCGTTTTTGCTCACTAGATGCAAAAGCAACAAAAGGACCTACATTATTTGGGTATGCCAGAGAAAACATTGCTAACTTGGTGCTTTCAGCCCAAGTTAGTGGCTCTATGCAATAATCGGGCTGCACAACCCAATGTACATCAATTAAATTAACTCGATTAAGCTTTAAGCCTTTTGCTCTTTTTTTAGCATGCTGGGAAATAAAAACGACTTTAGCCCCTACTTTTTTAGCTGCTTTCATATGCCCTGCGCGTCCCGCACAATCAAAAACCACAACATCAGGTCTAAATTGCTCTATAAATTCGCAAACATAATCAAGTTCTTTAGTGGCTGAATGTTCAAGTAATGTGGTTTCAAAAGGGCAATTTTTTGCATACGCCGTATGCTTATTTAATATGAAGTGGATATCAATAGAGTTCGCAAATTCGATTTGTAAACTTTGCGCCAATAGCAACGAACGCATATATTCACCAATGCCTTGTGGTGATGATACCGGAATAAATAAAAGTCGTTTGTTGCTCATTACATTCCTTATTTCCTATTTTGCATCCAGTATATCAATCGCATACTTATTACGATAGATAGCTTACATTTTTATACAAAAAATTAACCCTCTTTATTTTATTATTTGCTGCAATAGCTAGCTTAGGTTGATAAACTTGGCGGCAATTTCAATCATAAGGATCTGAACTTTGCGAAACAGAATTTTTCTTCTTTCTACTCTCTTTTGTGCAATAAGCGTATCAGTTAATGCTGAACCATGGGTAAAACCAGATGATTATGGCTTAAGAGCTGATATTCAACAATTAGCTGATGCTGGTGTTATTTTAGCCCCTGTAACCACTTACCCGCTGATGTGGAAGAGCTTTATAAATGATGTTGACAGCACGCCACTTGAGCAATTAACGCCAAGCTTGCAAGATGCGTTACTGCGCGTAAAGCATCGCTATAAATCAGAAAATAGTAGTTCGCATAACGTTCAACTTGCCGCTTTTGCAGCCACAGATTCTATTATTGCAACCAGTTTTGGTGCTACTAACACGCAAGAGTCTGAACTTTCAGCAGCTTACACTTATTTAGGCAATAACTTTGCAGCTAAAATCGCCGTTAACTCAAGAAGTGATGGAAAGAAGTGTTTAGCCAAAGACAAAAAAACAGATGATATTGTTACTAATGAACAAGCACTTATAGACTGTAAAGATACCTCGTTCGACGATAGTTATTTAGCGTATCGCTTAGGTAACTGGATTTTTAGAGCAGGTGCTGTTGAACAGTTTTGGGGACCTGGTGTTGATAACAGTTTAATAATGTCTGGCAATGCCAAGCCACTCCCAGCAGTAAGCGTAACGCGAGAGCAAAGTACTGCCTTTGAAACCCCTTGGTTAAGTTGGATCGGCCAATGGGGCTTTACCGCCCAAATGGCAAAGCTTGAATCAACTCGTGTAATTCCTGATGCGTTACTTTGGAGTAGCCGTGTTAATTTTCGCCCACTCCAACAGTTAGAAATTGCACTTAGCTGGTCAGCACAATGGGCTGGTGACGGTCAGCCAAGTTCAGCGGGTGATTTTATTGATGTTATCACCGGGCAAACGACGTGTGCTAATGGCAGTGAAAGCTGTGACAGCGCACTGGATTCAAAAATTGGCAACCAACTTGCCGGTGTCGACATTCGCTGGTCTGACACACTCTTTGAGCAACCTTATGCATTATATGCGAGCACAATTGGTGAAGATGCAAGTTCGCAATTTAAACCTGCTGATAGAGCCTATTTATTTGGTGTACAAACAACACAGCGCATATACGATCAAAATATATTGGTGAATGTTGAATACATAGATACGGGCGTATCTTGTAGTTCTGAGTCTTCCACTGAAAATTGCTATTACGAACACACTGAATATAAATCAGGTTATCGCTACCATGGTCGCACTATTGGTTCAACCTATGATAACGATGCACAATCCGTTGTTTTAACTTTATTAGGCCAACTATCTAATGGCGATGATTGGCAGGTTAAATTGCGCAATGTTGATTACAACAGTGATAATCGCGACCGTTACCCTAACAACCCTAACTTAGGTAATACAATTACCAAAACAGGATTTAATAGTAAGCAGTTAGAATTACGTTACAGAATGCTTTCTATGGGCGGACGCTTAACGCTAGGTGCTTTTGCTTCTAACAATGACGGCGCTGAAAACGATACATCAGCATTTGCCAAGTACGAATATAACTTTTAATACGTTATTTTTAATAAAGTAAGATATTAAAAGCAAAAGGGATGAAAACCGTGTTTTCATCCCTTTTTTTGTATTTTTAGTAACTTAAATCAGTAATTAACCTGAACTTTGGTTAAGATATTTACTAACGCATTGAATAATGGTGATATTTAAATTTATTTTCTCTAGCAAGAGATTTTCAGTGAAAACAAGGCGAATTTACGCGTCAATAGCTGGCCTATTGCAAGTAAATTCAACGCAGTTAGCGCTGAAAATAGCTGCTCGAGATAGATTTATTATCCAGAGCTCAGGTTAATTATACCAATTGCATTAAATTAGTGATCTATTATAGCGATAAAAAAGCAGCTCAATAACAAGGCTAAAATTATGATACATACTTGTTCTATATAAATAATTTTTAACGTAGTTAGTGAGTTATTTAATACGCTAGAATGATCATGTTTTTAATAAAATTGGTATTACTGCTTAATTTTACTAATTACCTTTGATGTTGAGCACCCATCTAAAAATTCAAGCACTTCAACTTTTCCGCCATGGCGAAGTACATGCTCAGCACCCGCTATTTGCTCTACGGTATAGTCGCCACCTTTAACTAAAATATCAGGGCTTATTTGCTCAATTAATTTAGCGGGAGTATCGTTATCATCTAAGCTACCAAACGGAATAACCCAATCAACAGATGAAAGTGCGCTAAGTACCATTGCACGCTCATCTAGTGGGTTAATAGGACGATCCGCCCCTTTTAAGCGCGTAATAGATTCATCGTTATTTAATCCAACAACGAGCCTATCGCCTCGCGCTTTAGCTTGTGCTAAATAACGCACATGCCCAGCATGTAAAATATCAAAACAGCCATTAGTGAATACAATGGTTTCACCGTTTTGTTTTGCAAATTCAATATGCTGAAGTACATCATCAAATGGTGTTTGGTAATGCTCACCAGTAGTATGTAAATACTGACCAAGCTTACGACTTAATTCTTCTGGCGAGACAGTTGCTGCACCAAATTTACTAACCGCTATACCTGCCGCTAAATTAGCAATTTCGACAGCATCTTTGGGTTCCATGCCCGCACCAAGCATAACGGCTAATGTAGCTATAACCGTATCACCGGCCCCAGTCACATCGCTTACTTCAAGCTCTTGTGCTGCAAAATCAAACTTTTCATCTGCATTAATTAACGACATACCTTGCTCAGAACGCGTAAGCAACATGGCTTTAATGCCATTTTTGCTAATTAAATCACGCGCACTTGCAGCTAAAGCTTCTTCTGAATCGGTTTGACCACCCGCTAACTTAAACTCATGTAAATTAGGCGTAATGTAATCAGCACCTTCATATAAATGTAAATCAGGCGATTTAGGGTCGATTAAAACCGTTTTTCCGGCGCCCTTAGCAAGGCTTACCATCTCTTTAATTAAGCTTAAAGATCCTTTGCTGTAATCAGAGAACACAATAAAGTCGTATTCATCAAGTACCAACTCTAAGCGGTTTAATAAAAGCTGGCTGTGTTGCTCAGTAAACGTTTCTTCTAAATCAAGACGAACGAGTTGTTGATGACGGCTAATAACACGCATTTTTGAAATAGTCGGTAAATCACATACACTGACTAATTGTGAACTTATTTTTTCACCTTTTAGAATAGTCTCTAAAATCTGCCCGCTTTCGTCTTCACCAATTAAGCCCAGTAAGCCAACTTTTGCATCTAAACGCGCTATATTTTTTGCAACGTTAGCTGCACCACCCGCTTTGTCTTCAAACTTGCTTACTTTTACTACAGGGACTGGCGCTTCTGGCGAAATTCGACCTGTGTCGCCATACCAGTAACGGTCTAGCATTACATCGCCAACAACTAATATTCGTGCCGCTGATAAGTTTTTTAATAACGATAAATCCATTACTGCTGCTCCGCAACAACCATATCCATGGCTTCACATAACCAGTGACCTATAAACATGTGGGCCTCTTGAATGCGTGCTGTTTCATCATTTTTTATAATGATAGGTAACTTAGCAATATCTTTTACTTTACCGCCATCTCGCCCAGTTAATGCCACTGTAAAAGCGCCTAGTTTATTTGCTGCTTCTAATGCTAAATTAATATTATTACTAGTACCTGATGTGGTTAAACCAATTACCAAATCTTCTGGCTTACATAGCGCTTGAACCTGGCGCTCAAACACCGTATCAAAGTGATAATCGTTGCTGTGTGCTGTTAAAATTGATGTATCTGTAGTCAATGCCATTGAGGCAAGCGGGCCACGCTCTAATTTGTAACGCACTACAAATTCTGCTGCTAAATGCTGCGCATCGGCGGCACTACCGCCGTTACCAAACCAAACAATCTTGCCACCAGCTTGTAATGCACTGTGGCAGGCTTCTAACAGTTGCATAGATTCTTGATGATAAGCTTCCATCGTTTCAAATAATGCTTGATGACGGTTTAGTGTTTCAACGTAGCTAGTTGCCACTGAATCGATAATTGACATGAAAAATTCCTCTAGGAACTGAAATAGCAGGGAAAATTAAATCCATTATTCCATAATTTTATTTAATTGTGTGCATTTTATCGGGTAATAACTGAACCCAGACCATATTTTATTGTGAGTATGTTTAGAAAACGGCTATTTCACGGTAAACTAACGCCATCTCCCTTTAAGAAAGATCAGTATGGCACGCATTTTTTACTCATCCGCATTAATTTTTATTAGCCCACTGATTGTATTTTATCTCTATATATTACGAGGTAAAAAAAACCAAGGCTATCGTGCACACTTTAAAGAGCGCTTTGGGTTTATCAGTAAGTCTTTATTTACGACTAAAACCAAACCTTTAGTTTTTCATTGTGCTTCTGTTGGTGAGGTACTTGCCGCAACGCCGCTTATTAAAGCTCTTCAAAAAGCGCATCCAAATTTAAATATACTTATAACCTGTAATACCCCAACAGGCAGAGAGCAAATACTTAGCCAGTTTAAAAATACTGTGGCGTGTAGCTACTTACCAATCGATTTTCCGTTTGCGACAGCCCGATTTTTAAAGCGTATTAAGCCACAAGCATTATGTATTTTAGAAACCGAGCTATGGCCAAATTTAATGGCGATAAGTCACAAAAAAAATATACCGGTACTTGTTATCAATGCAAGACTCTCTGAAAAGTCGCAGCAAGGCTATCAAAAGGTCGCTAAATTAACGCATATTATCATGCGCTCAATTACAGTACTTGCGAGTCATAACAAGGCAGATGCGGAGCGTTTTATACAGCTTGGTCTCGAAACTTCAAAAAGCCATGTAACAGGCTCAATAAAATTTGATATAACACCAAGTGACGAGCAATTAGCCAAAGTACTTAATCTTAAACAGCTTTATAACAGTAATAAACACAACAATGATGAACGCTTTGTATGGGTAGCAGGCTCAACACACCCTGTAGAACATGAGTTGATACTTACAGCCCATCAACAGTTACTAAAAAAGCAACCCAATGTATTACTTATAATTGCCCCGCGCCATCCAGAGCAATTTGATAAAGTGGCAGAGCTTTTAACACAAAGCCCACTTAGTTTTAGCCGTCGCAGCCAAAATAACTATAGCAATGAGCAAGTACTCCTTGCTGATACGCTTGGTGAGTTACAGTGTTTATATGGTGCTGCAAATGTGAGTTTTATTGGCGGCAGCTTAATTCGCAGAGGTGGGCATAACCCACTCGAATCAGCTGCGTTTTCGGTAGGCGTAATAACCGGTCCGCACACATACAATTTTGATCATGTATATCCCGAGCTTATAAAGCTTAAAGGCGCCGTAGTGGTTGATAGTAACGACGAACTCGCAAAGCAGCTTATAACGTTTAGCCAAAACACCAAAGCATGCCAAACCTTAGGTATTAAAGCTGCGCAATGCGT from Pseudoalteromonas aliena SW19 includes these protein-coding regions:
- a CDS encoding glycosyltransferase family 9 protein, which encodes MTQAPNYSSICILRLSAIGDVCHGVSAVQAIQKAHPNAKITWIIGKVEAMLLADLPGVELVVFDKKQGKAALKSLKQRFKGQKFDVLLNMQVALRAGFVARCIPAKVKIGFDWARSKELHSLFINKRIEPQAQAHVLEGFKGFAKVIGVADYKPSWNMPYTEQDQAVADELLTPEYLTNKLLVISPAASKAQRNWLADRYATLADYASEQGFKVVLTGGPTELEINLANSIIEHSNTPILNLVGKTKLKELLCVLKRGSLVLAPDTGPAHMAVTVGTPVIGLYAHSNPARTGPYLYQDYVVEVYHQNLLKQTGKTAKQVSWGTRVKGDDLMSQITVDDVKAMFDHVAQKESL
- a CDS encoding 3-deoxy-D-manno-octulosonic acid kinase: MFKQHVQGNHTVLSHPKYTSQITLDWFDANFWQQQNKIVGAKKGRATAWFFKQDKLTAVLRHYWRGGLVGKLLSDQYLYPGLEQTRVYKEFSLMSKLIELGLNVPIPIAAKVTRSGLIYRGDIITEAVTGAKSVLDILIKRSLTQDELERIAKTIALFHAKGVYHADLNINNILFNDIGDVYIIDFDRGEIKKPNAQWQQSNITRLERSFLKEQGRNNTFNWQASDFQTLHSNYLKALSGAS
- a CDS encoding glycosyltransferase, whose translation is MNVVIVIDSLVGGGAEKVMLTLAEELVKLQHNVTILSLASSVEYDIPDMVNVESLLSDRASKVDRFWQRKNSVLKLEAWFEKKQSEIGSIDLVLSNLDRSNNLLARSNIKNVHFVIHNSVNAELARQKKLGPFSYLYLKKSKQNLNGKSLICVSKGVEKEITQGDLIRPSAITTIYNPFDFEKINQQANEQNNNIPNEPYLIHVGRLAKQKRHDILFAAFAKLDKKYKLVLLCNKPAKAIKLAQAYGIEKQLVVPGFQQNPYNWIKHAKALVLSSDFEGLPTVLIEALAVGAPVVSTNCTFGPNEILTGELSKYLVPAGQSEALADAVKQVLADKPNVKNAEILKQVQAEQVALQYLALVN
- a CDS encoding glycosyltransferase family 1 protein, with the translated sequence MSNKRLLFIPVSSPQGIGEYMRSLLLAQSLQIEFANSIDIHFILNKHTAYAKNCPFETTLLEHSATKELDYVCEFIEQFRPDVVVFDCAGRAGHMKAAKKVGAKVVFISQHAKKRAKGLKLNRVNLIDVHWVVQPDYCIEPLTWAESTKLAMFSLAYPNNVGPFVAFASSEQKRDVLNRYHLEPNSYFIVNAGSGGHSVNNLNCADVYFNAALKITKRTGLTGVVVFGPNYPGVIPNSNELICLSSLQNTDFLALMSQAKVALLSGGDTLLQAIAVQTPVAACAISKDQAARLAHCVGTGVVLKANFDTDDISAKVEHIIETSFYNGLVNKYAQLENIHSYDVITEGVKNMLIGEHS
- a CDS encoding capsule assembly Wzi family protein, with translation MRNRIFLLSTLFCAISVSVNAEPWVKPDDYGLRADIQQLADAGVILAPVTTYPLMWKSFINDVDSTPLEQLTPSLQDALLRVKHRYKSENSSSHNVQLAAFAATDSIIATSFGATNTQESELSAAYTYLGNNFAAKIAVNSRSDGKKCLAKDKKTDDIVTNEQALIDCKDTSFDDSYLAYRLGNWIFRAGAVEQFWGPGVDNSLIMSGNAKPLPAVSVTREQSTAFETPWLSWIGQWGFTAQMAKLESTRVIPDALLWSSRVNFRPLQQLEIALSWSAQWAGDGQPSSAGDFIDVITGQTTCANGSESCDSALDSKIGNQLAGVDIRWSDTLFEQPYALYASTIGEDASSQFKPADRAYLFGVQTTQRIYDQNILVNVEYIDTGVSCSSESSTENCYYEHTEYKSGYRYHGRTIGSTYDNDAQSVVLTLLGQLSNGDDWQVKLRNVDYNSDNRDRYPNNPNLGNTITKTGFNSKQLELRYRMLSMGGRLTLGAFASNNDGAENDTSAFAKYEYNF
- the hldE gene encoding bifunctional D-glycero-beta-D-manno-heptose-7-phosphate kinase/D-glycero-beta-D-manno-heptose 1-phosphate adenylyltransferase HldE produces the protein MDLSLLKNLSAARILVVGDVMLDRYWYGDTGRISPEAPVPVVKVSKFEDKAGGAANVAKNIARLDAKVGLLGLIGEDESGQILETILKGEKISSQLVSVCDLPTISKMRVISRHQQLVRLDLEETFTEQHSQLLLNRLELVLDEYDFIVFSDYSKGSLSLIKEMVSLAKGAGKTVLIDPKSPDLHLYEGADYITPNLHEFKLAGGQTDSEEALAASARDLISKNGIKAMLLTRSEQGMSLINADEKFDFAAQELEVSDVTGAGDTVIATLAVMLGAGMEPKDAVEIANLAAGIAVSKFGAATVSPEELSRKLGQYLHTTGEHYQTPFDDVLQHIEFAKQNGETIVFTNGCFDILHAGHVRYLAQAKARGDRLVVGLNNDESITRLKGADRPINPLDERAMVLSALSSVDWVIPFGSLDDNDTPAKLIEQISPDILVKGGDYTVEQIAGAEHVLRHGGKVEVLEFLDGCSTSKVISKIKQ
- a CDS encoding SIS domain-containing protein, translated to MSIIDSVATSYVETLNRHQALFETMEAYHQESMQLLEACHSALQAGGKIVWFGNGGSAADAQHLAAEFVVRYKLERGPLASMALTTDTSILTAHSNDYHFDTVFERQVQALCKPEDLVIGLTTSGTSNNINLALEAANKLGAFTVALTGRDGGKVKDIAKLPIIIKNDETARIQEAHMFIGHWLCEAMDMVVAEQQ
- the waaA gene encoding lipid IV(A) 3-deoxy-D-manno-octulosonic acid transferase yields the protein MARIFYSSALIFISPLIVFYLYILRGKKNQGYRAHFKERFGFISKSLFTTKTKPLVFHCASVGEVLAATPLIKALQKAHPNLNILITCNTPTGREQILSQFKNTVACSYLPIDFPFATARFLKRIKPQALCILETELWPNLMAISHKKNIPVLVINARLSEKSQQGYQKVAKLTHIIMRSITVLASHNKADAERFIQLGLETSKSHVTGSIKFDITPSDEQLAKVLNLKQLYNSNKHNNDERFVWVAGSTHPVEHELILTAHQQLLKKQPNVLLIIAPRHPEQFDKVAELLTQSPLSFSRRSQNNYSNEQVLLADTLGELQCLYGAANVSFIGGSLIRRGGHNPLESAAFSVGVITGPHTYNFDHVYPELIKLKGAVVVDSNDELAKQLITFSQNTKACQTLGIKAAQCVAKNQGAIQKTLTIINQYLEPKP